A stretch of the Alnus glutinosa chromosome 6, dhAlnGlut1.1, whole genome shotgun sequence genome encodes the following:
- the LOC133872075 gene encoding 3-ketoacyl-CoA synthase 15-like codes for MAREQERFSTEIANQAVDNNAGSFCYSVKVRPRLPDFLSSVNLKYVKLGYSYLLRHSFYFLVAPILIVIFGVELRKLSWEDFYQKCDLIDALFMMGLLGLILYIYLDLTPRSIYLVDFACYRPPNELKISKEEFIELARKSGNFSDTAIEYQQRVLKNSGIGDETYMPRAVFRPGYKLSLKDGREEAATVMFGAINDLLAATKIRPKDIRILVVNCGVLNTTPSLSSMVVNHFKFKHKIHSFNLGGMGCAAGVIAIDLARDLLLAYPGSYALVVSAEAVTYTWYNGNEADMLIPNCFFRMGAAAMLLSSSRLERWRSKYELKQLVRTHKAMDNRSYKSIQMREDEEGKKGISVSKDVIEVGGHALKANITTLGPLVLPVSEQLHFFTNLLFKKKKAKPYIPDYKLAFEHVCILATSKKVLDEIQNNLELTEEYMEASRKTLERFGNTSSSSIWYELAYLEANSRINRKDRIWQIAFGSGFKCNSVVWKALRNNGKPKPCPWVED; via the exons ATGGCAAGGGAACAAGAGCGATTTTCAACCGAAATTGCGAATCAGGCTGTTGACAATAATGCTGGGTCTTTTTGTTACTCGGTGAAGGTCCGGCCTAGGTTGCCAGATTTTCTTAGTTCAGTTAATCTGAAATATGTGAAGCTTGGTTATAGTTATCTCCTTAGACACAGCTTTTATTTCTTGGTTGCACCAATCCTTATAGTGATCTTTGGTGTTGAGTTAAGGAAGCTCTCATGGGAAGATTTCTATCAGAAATGTGATCTTATAGATGCTCTCTTTATGATGGGATTATTGGGTTTAATTCTATATATTTATCTCGATTTGACACCTCGATCAATTTATTTAGTTGATTTCGCTTGTTATCGCCCACCAAATGAGCTTAAG ATTTCAAAGGAGGAGTTCATTGAGTTAGCAAGAAAATCTGGCAACTTCAGTGATACTGCCATTGAATATCAGCAACGAGTTCTCAAGAATTCTGGCATAGGCGACGAAACCTACATGCCACGTGCAGTATTCCGCCCTGGTTACAAACTATCCCTAAAAGACGGTCGAGAAGAGGCAGCAACAGTCATGTTTGGGGCAATAAATGACCTTCTTGCAGCCACCAAAATTCGGCCGAAGGACATAAGAATTCTAGTGGTGAACTGCGGGGTCCTAAATACAACGCCTTCTCTCTCATCAATGGTAGTAAACCATTTTAAGTTTAAGCACAAGATTCATAGCTTCAATCTTGGTGGCATGGGTTGTGCTGCTGGAGTTATAGCTATTGATCTAGCCAGAGACCTTTTGCTTGCGTATCCGGGCTCATATGCTCTAGTAGTGAGTGCTGAAGCCGTGACATACACATGGTACAACGGTAACGAAGCTGACATGCTGATTCCAAATTGCTTCTTTCGAATGGGGGCTGCAGCCATGTTGCTGTCAAGCTCCCGCCTTGAAAGATGGCGCTCCAAGTATGAACTCAAGCAG CTGGTTCGAACCCACAAAGCCATGGACAATAGGAGCTACAAAAGCATACAAATGAGGGAAGATGAAGAAGGGAAGAAAGGTATCTCGGTGAGCAAAGACGTGATTGAGGTGGGAGGGCATGCGCTGAAGGCAAACATCACCACTCTTGGCCCACTAGTCCTACCTGTCTCTGAACAACTGCATTTCTTTACCAATTTGTTgtttaagaagaagaaagccaAGCCTTACATTCCTGACTACAAGCTTGCCTTTGAGCATGTTTGCATATTGGCAACAAGCAAGAAAGTGCTGGACGAGATACAGAATAACTTGGAGCTCACAGAGGAGTACATGGAGGCATCAAGGAAAACCTTGGAGAGATTCGGGAACACTTCGAGTAGTAGTATTTGGTATGAGCTTGCTTACTTGGAGGCAAACTCAAGGATCAACAGAAAGGATCGAATTTGGCAAATCGCTTTCGGGTCCGGGTTCAAGTGCAATAGTGTTGTTTGGAAAGCTCTTAGGAATAATGGAAAGCCAAAGCCATGCCCATGGGTAGAGGACTAA
- the LOC133870619 gene encoding uncharacterized protein LOC133870619 isoform X2: MYLPVPVNFIFIGFEGKGNQEFKLHPEELERWFTKIDHIFEHTRVPQIGEVLTPFYKISVDKVQHHHLPIVSHINYNFSVHAIQMGEKVTSIFEHAINVFARKDNVSGNRDDEGALWQVDVDMIDVLFTSLVEYLQLENAYNIFILNPKLDLKRAKYGYRRGLSQSEIDFLKENKDLQTKILQSGNIPETVLALDKIKRPLYEKHPMARFAWTITEDTDTVEWYNVCQDALNNVERLYQGKDTTDIIQSKVLQLLKGKNEDMKLSFEKGLKSGDFGDFHVECLTDTWIGKDRWAFIDLSAGPFSWGPAVGGEGVRTELSLPNVAKTIGAVSEISEDEAEDRLQDAIQEKFAVFGDKEHQAIDILLAEIDIYELFAFKHCKGRKVKLALCEELDERMRDLKNELQSFEGEGYEESHKIKAIEALKRMESWNLFSDTHEEFQNYTVARDTFLAHLGATLWGSMRHIITPSISDGAFHHYEKISFQLFFITQEKVRNVKQLPVDLEAIKDGLSSLLLPSQKAMISEHMLPLSEEPALAMAFSVARRAAAVPLLLVNGTYRKTIRTYLDSSILQYQLQRLNDHGSLKGLHAHSRSILEVPIFWFIHGEPLLVDKHYQAKALSDMVIVVQSGESSWESHLQCNGHSLLWDLRRPIKAALAATSEHLAGLLPLHLVYSQAHETAIEDWIWSVGSNPFSITSQGWHVSQFQSDTIARSYIITTLEESVQLVNSAIHLLVMEHTTEKTFKLFQSQERELMNKYNYVVSLWRRISSVTGELRYVDALRLLYTLEEASKGFAEQVNATRVLLHPIHCTRERKVHVVFDVTTFPAFLAVLVVLYIVLRPSRPKPKIN; the protein is encoded by the exons ATGTATCTTCCAGTCCctgtgaattttatttttattggatttGAAGGGAAGGGGAACCAAG aattcaagcTGCACCCTGAAGAACTTGAGCGATGGTTCACGAAAATTGATCACATCTTTGAACATACACGCGTTCCACAAATTGGAGAAGTTCTCACCCCATTCTACAAAATTAGTGTAGACAAAGTGCAACATCATCATCTTCCCATTGTCAGTCACATAAACTACAA TTTTTCTGTTCATGCTATACAAATGGGTGAAAAGGTTACCTCTATTTTTGAGCATGCCATCAATGTTTTTGCCCGCAAAGATAATGTGTCCGGTAACAG GGATGACGAGGGTGCTCTTTGGCAAGTTGATGTGGATATGATTGATGTTCTTTTCACTAGCCTCGTTGAGTATCTTCAGCTTGAAAATGCATATaacattttcattttgaatCCTAAGCTTGATCTAAAAAGAGCTAAATATGGATACCG AAGAGGTTTATCTCagtcagaaatagattttctgAAAGAG AACAAGGATTTGCAAACAAAAATTCTTCAGTCAGGAAATATCCCAGAAACTGTGCTTG CTCTTGATAAGATTAAGAGACCTTTGTATGAGAAGCATCCAATGGCAAGGTTTGCCTGGACAATAACTGAAGATACCGACACG GTGGAATGGTACAATGTTTGCCAAGATGCGCTGAATAATGTTGAGAGGTTGTATCAAGGGAAGGACACCACAGATATTATCCAGAGCAAAGTTTTACAG TTATTGAAAGGGAAGAATGAAGATATGAAGCTTTCTTTTGAAAAGGGATTAAAATCTGGGGATTTTGGTGATTTTCATGTAGAATGTCTCACAGATACATGGATTGGAAAAGACAG GTGGGCATTTATTGATCTAAGTGCAGGTCCTTTCTCATGGGGACCTGCTGTTGGTGGAGAAGGTGTGCGCACAGAATTAAGTTTACCAAATGTGGCGAAAACGATTGGTGCAGTTTCAG AAATTTCTGAAGATGAAGCTGAAGATCGATTGCAAGATGCTATTCAGGAAAAGTTTGCCGTATTTGGTGAT AAAGAACATCAGGCCATTGATATTCTTCTTGCTGAGATTGATATATATGAGCTTTTTGCTTTTAAACATTGCAAGGGAAGAAAGGTTAAGCTTGCTCTTTGTGAAG AACTTGATGAGAGAATGCGGGATTTGAAAAATGAGCTTCAGTCTTTTGAAGGTGAAGGATATGAGGAAAGTCATAAGATAAAGGCCATAGAGGCATTAAAACGAATGGAGAGCTGGAATTTGTTCAGTGATACTCATGAG GAGTTCCAAAACTACACAGTTGCACGGGATACTTTTCTTGCACATCTAGGTGCAACATTGTGGGGATCTATGAGACACATTATAACACCTTCCATTTCTGATGGTGCTTTCCATCATTATGAGAAGATATCCTTTCAGTTGTTTTTTATCACGCAGGAG AAAGTTAGAAACGTTAAGCAATTGCCTGTGGATCTCGAAGCTATCAAGGATGGACTTTCCTCTTTGTTATTACCTTCTCAGAAAGCTATGATCAGTGAGCACAT GTTACCTCTATCTGAGGAGCCTGCTTTGGCAATGGCCTTTTCAGTTGCACGAAGAGCAGCAGCTGTCCCCCTATTGCTTGTTAATGGAACATATCGGAAAACAATACGTACCTATCTTGATTCTTCCATTCTCCAGTATCAGTTGCAGAGGCTGAATGATCATGGTTCTCTTAAAG GGTTGCATGCCCATAGCAGATCCATACTTGAAGTTCCAATATTTTGGTTCATCCATGGCGAGCCACTGTTAGTTGACAAGCATTATCAGGCAAAGGCACTTTCTGACATGGTCATTGTTGTTCAGTCAGGGGAGTCATCCTGGGAAAGCCATCTTCAGTGTAACGGGCACTCACTTTTGTGGGATTTGAG GAGGCCCATAAAAGCTGCATTGGCTGCTACTTCAGAGCATCTTGCTGGTTTGCTTCCTCTTCATCTTGTCTACAGTCAAGCCCATGAAACTGCTATTGAG GATTGGATATGGTCAGTAGGAAGCAACCCTTTTTCCATTACTTCTCAAGGCTGGCATGTATCTCAGTTTCAGTCTGATACAATTGCCCGGAGCTATATCATTACAACACTTGAAGAGTCTGTTCAACTCGTCAATTCAGCCATTCATCTTCTTGTCATGGAGCATACAA CTGAAAAAACCTTTAAACTCTTTCAGTCCCAGGAGCGTGAGCTAATGAACAAATACAATTATGTTGTCAGCCTGTGGAGAAGG ATTTCATCTGTTACTGGAGAGTTGCGCTATGTGGATGCCCTAAGACTGCTATATACTCTAGAGGAAGCATCCAAAGG GTTCGCCGAACAAGTGAATGCAACTAGAGTCCTTCTCCACCCAATTCACTgcacaagagaaagaaa
- the LOC133870619 gene encoding uncharacterized protein LOC133870619 isoform X1: protein MKRMDFDGRSSAAFAFIQFKLFHLQLIVFTLLLFLAAGSLGSTPGTHRSGRSSVFSLFNLKEKSRFWSESVLRGDFDDLESLSPGKMGALNYTKAGNIANYLKLLEVDSMYLPVPVNFIFIGFEGKGNQEFKLHPEELERWFTKIDHIFEHTRVPQIGEVLTPFYKISVDKVQHHHLPIVSHINYNFSVHAIQMGEKVTSIFEHAINVFARKDNVSGNRDDEGALWQVDVDMIDVLFTSLVEYLQLENAYNIFILNPKLDLKRAKYGYRRGLSQSEIDFLKENKDLQTKILQSGNIPETVLALDKIKRPLYEKHPMARFAWTITEDTDTVEWYNVCQDALNNVERLYQGKDTTDIIQSKVLQLLKGKNEDMKLSFEKGLKSGDFGDFHVECLTDTWIGKDRWAFIDLSAGPFSWGPAVGGEGVRTELSLPNVAKTIGAVSEISEDEAEDRLQDAIQEKFAVFGDKEHQAIDILLAEIDIYELFAFKHCKGRKVKLALCEELDERMRDLKNELQSFEGEGYEESHKIKAIEALKRMESWNLFSDTHEEFQNYTVARDTFLAHLGATLWGSMRHIITPSISDGAFHHYEKISFQLFFITQEKVRNVKQLPVDLEAIKDGLSSLLLPSQKAMISEHMLPLSEEPALAMAFSVARRAAAVPLLLVNGTYRKTIRTYLDSSILQYQLQRLNDHGSLKGLHAHSRSILEVPIFWFIHGEPLLVDKHYQAKALSDMVIVVQSGESSWESHLQCNGHSLLWDLRRPIKAALAATSEHLAGLLPLHLVYSQAHETAIEDWIWSVGSNPFSITSQGWHVSQFQSDTIARSYIITTLEESVQLVNSAIHLLVMEHTTEKTFKLFQSQERELMNKYNYVVSLWRRISSVTGELRYVDALRLLYTLEEASKGFAEQVNATRVLLHPIHCTRERKVHVVFDVTTFPAFLAVLVVLYIVLRPSRPKPKIN, encoded by the exons atgaagaggatgGATTTTGATGGGAGATCTAGTGCTGCGTTTGCGTTCATCCAATTCAAGTTGTTCCATCTGCAACTCATCGTCTTTACTCTTTTACTG TTCTTAGCAGCCGGGTCTCTTGGATCTACCCCTGGAACTCATAGAAGTGGCAGGTCATCAGTGTTCTCTTTATTTAATCTCAAGGAGAAGAGTAGATTCTGGAGCGAGTCTGTTCTACGCGGAG ATTTTGATGATTTGGAATCTTTGAGCCCTGGCAAAATGGGAGCTCTCAATTACACCAAGGCAG GTAATATTGCAAATTATCTTAAGCTTTTAGAAGTTGACTCCATGTATCTTCCAGTCCctgtgaattttatttttattggatttGAAGGGAAGGGGAACCAAG aattcaagcTGCACCCTGAAGAACTTGAGCGATGGTTCACGAAAATTGATCACATCTTTGAACATACACGCGTTCCACAAATTGGAGAAGTTCTCACCCCATTCTACAAAATTAGTGTAGACAAAGTGCAACATCATCATCTTCCCATTGTCAGTCACATAAACTACAA TTTTTCTGTTCATGCTATACAAATGGGTGAAAAGGTTACCTCTATTTTTGAGCATGCCATCAATGTTTTTGCCCGCAAAGATAATGTGTCCGGTAACAG GGATGACGAGGGTGCTCTTTGGCAAGTTGATGTGGATATGATTGATGTTCTTTTCACTAGCCTCGTTGAGTATCTTCAGCTTGAAAATGCATATaacattttcattttgaatCCTAAGCTTGATCTAAAAAGAGCTAAATATGGATACCG AAGAGGTTTATCTCagtcagaaatagattttctgAAAGAG AACAAGGATTTGCAAACAAAAATTCTTCAGTCAGGAAATATCCCAGAAACTGTGCTTG CTCTTGATAAGATTAAGAGACCTTTGTATGAGAAGCATCCAATGGCAAGGTTTGCCTGGACAATAACTGAAGATACCGACACG GTGGAATGGTACAATGTTTGCCAAGATGCGCTGAATAATGTTGAGAGGTTGTATCAAGGGAAGGACACCACAGATATTATCCAGAGCAAAGTTTTACAG TTATTGAAAGGGAAGAATGAAGATATGAAGCTTTCTTTTGAAAAGGGATTAAAATCTGGGGATTTTGGTGATTTTCATGTAGAATGTCTCACAGATACATGGATTGGAAAAGACAG GTGGGCATTTATTGATCTAAGTGCAGGTCCTTTCTCATGGGGACCTGCTGTTGGTGGAGAAGGTGTGCGCACAGAATTAAGTTTACCAAATGTGGCGAAAACGATTGGTGCAGTTTCAG AAATTTCTGAAGATGAAGCTGAAGATCGATTGCAAGATGCTATTCAGGAAAAGTTTGCCGTATTTGGTGAT AAAGAACATCAGGCCATTGATATTCTTCTTGCTGAGATTGATATATATGAGCTTTTTGCTTTTAAACATTGCAAGGGAAGAAAGGTTAAGCTTGCTCTTTGTGAAG AACTTGATGAGAGAATGCGGGATTTGAAAAATGAGCTTCAGTCTTTTGAAGGTGAAGGATATGAGGAAAGTCATAAGATAAAGGCCATAGAGGCATTAAAACGAATGGAGAGCTGGAATTTGTTCAGTGATACTCATGAG GAGTTCCAAAACTACACAGTTGCACGGGATACTTTTCTTGCACATCTAGGTGCAACATTGTGGGGATCTATGAGACACATTATAACACCTTCCATTTCTGATGGTGCTTTCCATCATTATGAGAAGATATCCTTTCAGTTGTTTTTTATCACGCAGGAG AAAGTTAGAAACGTTAAGCAATTGCCTGTGGATCTCGAAGCTATCAAGGATGGACTTTCCTCTTTGTTATTACCTTCTCAGAAAGCTATGATCAGTGAGCACAT GTTACCTCTATCTGAGGAGCCTGCTTTGGCAATGGCCTTTTCAGTTGCACGAAGAGCAGCAGCTGTCCCCCTATTGCTTGTTAATGGAACATATCGGAAAACAATACGTACCTATCTTGATTCTTCCATTCTCCAGTATCAGTTGCAGAGGCTGAATGATCATGGTTCTCTTAAAG GGTTGCATGCCCATAGCAGATCCATACTTGAAGTTCCAATATTTTGGTTCATCCATGGCGAGCCACTGTTAGTTGACAAGCATTATCAGGCAAAGGCACTTTCTGACATGGTCATTGTTGTTCAGTCAGGGGAGTCATCCTGGGAAAGCCATCTTCAGTGTAACGGGCACTCACTTTTGTGGGATTTGAG GAGGCCCATAAAAGCTGCATTGGCTGCTACTTCAGAGCATCTTGCTGGTTTGCTTCCTCTTCATCTTGTCTACAGTCAAGCCCATGAAACTGCTATTGAG GATTGGATATGGTCAGTAGGAAGCAACCCTTTTTCCATTACTTCTCAAGGCTGGCATGTATCTCAGTTTCAGTCTGATACAATTGCCCGGAGCTATATCATTACAACACTTGAAGAGTCTGTTCAACTCGTCAATTCAGCCATTCATCTTCTTGTCATGGAGCATACAA CTGAAAAAACCTTTAAACTCTTTCAGTCCCAGGAGCGTGAGCTAATGAACAAATACAATTATGTTGTCAGCCTGTGGAGAAGG ATTTCATCTGTTACTGGAGAGTTGCGCTATGTGGATGCCCTAAGACTGCTATATACTCTAGAGGAAGCATCCAAAGG GTTCGCCGAACAAGTGAATGCAACTAGAGTCCTTCTCCACCCAATTCACTgcacaagagaaagaaa
- the LOC133871823 gene encoding heavy metal-associated isoprenylated plant protein 45-like gives MEVVELKVRLHCKACEKAVRKSLCKIKGVTCVEIDVVLNKITVLGYIDRKAVVKAVHKTGRRAEVVWTSSCRWEKPRSRATAFGCINIPRWGF, from the exons ATGGAG GTTGTTGAGTTGAAGGTTCGCCTGCACTGCAAAGCATGTGAGAAAGCAGTCCGCAAATCCTTGTGCAAGATTAAAG GGGTAACGTGCGTGGAAATAGATGTGGTATTGAACAAGATCACAGTTCTGGGCTACATTGACCGTAAAGCAGTGGTGAAAGCTGTGCACAAAACAGGCAGAAGAGCTGAGGTGGTATGGACATCATCCTGTCGCTGGGAGAAGCCCAGATCACGGGCAACTGCTTTTGGGTGCATCAATATCCCTAGATGGGGTTTCTAA